A genome region from Magnolia sinica isolate HGM2019 chromosome 8, MsV1, whole genome shotgun sequence includes the following:
- the LOC131252845 gene encoding glycerol-3-phosphate acyltransferase 5-like, whose protein sequence is MSFSHRLALKSKIPSHSYFSYKNINLKPPLQRKYHMDGPHSNMAHPKSVTSELEGTLLMDPDPFSYFMLVAFEASGLIRFSLLLIMWPIIRLLDVVGMGDAGFRLMIFMAVAGVRTVEIESVARAVLPKFYMDDIDIDAWREFSTYDKRVVVTRFPRVMVERFAKDHLRADEVIGGELEVSRFGFATGFLRETNGSMADHVKAVLFENEGSDVGLCRSTSAPSFLSCCKEVHHQPFFADMKDDRNLIRPLPVIFHDGRLVRRPTPSTALLILLWLPIGILLAIVRITMGLIQPLWLIPYTAKFFGGGVTVRGRPPPPASDTASGFLFVCTHRTLMDPVVLATVLGRKVPAVTYSISRLSEILSPIPTVRLTRDREVDSERIKQELSRGDLVVCPEGTTCREPFLLRFSALFAELTDRIVPVAMNYRVGFFHATTARGWKALDPIFFFMNPRPIYEVTFLNQLPVEATCSAGKNPYDVANYVQRILAATLGFECTNFTRKDKYRVLAGNDGTVSSTSYLEGIKKVVGAFIH, encoded by the exons atgagttttagtcATAGGTTAGCTTTAAAAAGCAAAATTCCCTCACATTCCTACTTCTCCTATAAGAACATCAATTTGAAACCACCACTACAAAGGAAATATcacatggacggtccacattCCAACATGGCCCACCCAAAATCCGTCACGTCGGAGCTTGAAGGAACGCTCCTGATGGACCCGGACCCGTTCTCCTACTTCATGCTCGTTGCATTTGAAGCGTCGGGTCTGATCCGATTCTCATTGCTACTTATCATGTGGCCCATCATACGTTTGCTAGATGTGGTTGGCATGGGTGACGCTGGTTTCAGGCTAATGATCTTTATGGCCGTGGCCGGAGTTCGGACGGTGGAGATTGAGTCTGTGGCACGTGCAGTGCTACCCAAGTTCTATATGGATGATATTGATATTGATGCATGGAGGGAGTTTAGCACGTATGATAAAAGAGTTGTAGTGACCAGGTTTCCTAGGGTGATGGTGGAGAGGTTTGCTAAGGATCATTTAAGGGCAGATGAGGTGATCGGAGGTGAGCTCGAGGTTAGCCGGTTCGGGTTCGCTACTGGGTTCTTGAGGGAGACGAATGGGTCCATGGCCGATCATGTGAAGGCAGTACTGTTCGAAAATGAAGGGTCGGATGTAGGGTTATGCAGGAGTACATCAGCACCGTCATTCCTATCATGTTGTAAG GAGGTCCACCATCAACCATTTTTCGCAGACATGAAAGATGATCGCAATCTCATCCGTCCACTTCCAGTCATATTCCACGACGGCCGTCTAGTCCGTCGCCCCACTCCATCAACGGCTCTCCTCATTCTCCTCTGGCTCCCAATCGGCATCCTACTCGCAATAGTACGTATCACGATGGGCCTGATACAACCCCTCTGGCTAATCCCTTACACCGCTAAATTCTTCGGCGGTGGAGTCACCGTTCGAGGCCGGCCACCCCCGCCGGCATCTGACACCGCGAGCGGCTTCCTCTTCGTATGCACCCACCGCACGCTAATGGACCCAGTCGTCCTCGCCACCGTCCTGGGCCGCAAGGTTCCTGCGGTCACGTATTCCATCTCCCGCCTATCAGAAATACTATCTCCAATCCCAACCGTCCGATTGACAAGAGACCGGGAGGTGGACTCAGAGCGAATAAAGCAGGAGCTATCGAGAGGCGATCTCGTGGTTTGCCCGGAGGGGACCACTTGCCGTGAGCCGTTTCTGTTGAGATTTAGTGCGCTTTTTGCTGAGCTGACTGACCGGATAGTGCCGGTTGCTATGAACTACCGAGTCGGGTTCTTTCATGCGACTACAGCTAGGGGTTGGAAGGCATTGGACCCgatcttcttcttcatgaatCCGCGGCCTATCTATGAAGTGACCTTCTTGAACCAGTTGCCGGTGGAGGCGACCTGCTCAGCAGGTAAGAACCCATATGATGTGGCGAACTACGTGCAGAGGATCTTGGCTGCGACGTTAGGGTTTGAGTGCACCAATTTCACTAGGAAAGATAAGTATAGGGTGCTTGCTGGTAATGATGGGACCGTATCTTCTACGTCGTATTTAGAGGGTATAAAGAAGGTGGTGGGGGCATTTATACACTAG